A genome region from Anastrepha obliqua isolate idAnaObli1 chromosome 4, idAnaObli1_1.0, whole genome shotgun sequence includes the following:
- the LOC129245787 gene encoding cyclin-dependent kinase inhibitor 1C has protein sequence MKLIILAFALIGCVAAQFDSATQGPNPQDIATPEPEYIDIDEPPPAPVAAPIPVQSRASFAVAPRPVARPIPVARPIPVAAPSFAYSPSQSYLPPGSAQIPGHIFNPQSGYNYRQVRRRVFYRRRY, from the exons ATG AAACTAATTATCCTTGCTTTTGCCTTAATTGGTTGCGTGGCCGCCCAATTTGACTCCGCCACACAAGGCCCAAATCCACAGGATATTGCCACACCAGAACCCGAATACATCGACATCGATGAGCCGCCACCAGCGCCTGTTGCCGCACCAATTCCAGTGCAGTCACGCGCCAGTTTCGCTGTAGCACCAAGACCCGTAGCTCGTCCCATCCCTGTAGCTCGCCCCATCCCGGTAGCCGCTCCATCCTTTGCATACTCACCCAGCCAATCCTACCTGCCACCCGGCAGTGCCCAAATACCCGGACATATTTTCAACCCACAAAGCGGTTACAACTACAGACAAGTACGCAGACGAGTTTTCTATCGCCGTCGCTACTAA